AGCAGGATCAAATCCGGATCGGTCTCGAACGCGAGCTCCACCGCGGCTTGTCCGTCGAACGCGCACACGACCTCGTAGCCTTCCTTCTCCAAGTTGAACTTTAGAATATCGGCGATCGGTTTTTCATCGTCCACTACCAGAATTTTGCCCTGCATCGACGTCGTCACCACCTTCTCATTATCTTACCATAACGGCAAAAAAGAGGCATCCGGCAAAGGATTCCCATCCTTGCCGAGCCTCTTCGGGATGATTGCACTATGAGTTCGTTATACAGATTACCGCAAATAGCTCATCGGGTTTTTCTCGACGCCGTTCACGATGACTTCGAAATGCAGGTGAACGCCCGTGGAGCGTCCGGTGCTGCCCATAACGCCGATGACGTCGCCCTTCTCGACGATGTCGCCCTTCTTCACGCTGATTTTGCTAAGGTGCGCGTACAGCGTCTCGTATCCGTTCTTATGATCGATGATAATAACGTTGCCGTAATCGTCCTTCCAGCCCGCATAGGTTACCTTGCCGGTGTCCGCGGCGAGGATCGACTTCTTGGATGACGTCAAGTCGATGCCCTTATGCTTACGCCCCCACCGGCTGCCGTAACCGCTTGAGACGCTGGGGGATACCACCGGCCATCTGAACTTCCCGCTGCCTTCGCCGAGGACGACCTTCGTGCCTCGCTTCACGACCGCCGGAACCGGCTCCTCGAGGATCGTTTCTTTCTCGATCTTCTCCTCCATGAGCAGCCCGTTGACCTTCGTCAGCAAGTACGTGACCTGTTTCACGCCTTTCTTGCCTTTGCGAATCGTCTCGGTTTGCCCCTTGCGCATCGTCGGATCTTCTTCGTAGATCGTATCGAACTGGACGGAGATCGTTTCCTTCACCCGCTCCACCGATTCGACCGTCACGGCCGGCTGGAGCATCGTCAAATCGAGCACGTCGCCCGGTCGGATCAAATCGCGTTCGACCAAATCTTTGTTGTCCCGGTTTTTCTGATAAATGAGTTCGATCGGCACGCCCAGCTTCTGCGCGATGTGGCCGGGGGTGTCGCCTTCCTGAACGATGTATTGGGTCGGCTTCGTGTCGCCTTTGATCAGCATCTCGATGACCGCTTGCTCATCCATGACGTCGTTCGGCTGAATCTCGCGGCGAAGCAGCTCGACCGGTTCGATGATGCGCGTCGACAGCACTTCCGGGGCGCTCTCCGCGATGACGTCGTCGTCGCGATCGAGAATCGGTTCGGCCGACAGCACCGTCAACCCGTCCGGCGACTCCGCCGACGCGAACATGTCCTTCACGTGCTGCAGAATGCGATCTGCAGTCTCCTGATCCTTCACGACGGCGACCGCCTTCCCGTCGACGACGACCTCGACGCCGATGGCCTTCGCTTCGAGCGACGCCCGCAGCGCTTCGATCGTCTCTTCGTTCTCCGGTTCGCCCTTGAAGATCGATTCCTTCTCGATGCGCAAGCCGTCGCGGACGACTTCCCATTGGACCTCGGGGTGCGTGCGCTTCATCTCTTCCAGCTTATCCGCGATCACCCAACCGACGACATCCGGGGAGCTGACTTCCCCGATCAGCTTGTCGCCGACGTACACTTCGTACACGTCATTCATATTAGCTTTCACGTACGCGTTGCCCGCATACGCCATCATAGCGACCAAGGCCGCCGCTCCTACACTGCTTGCAACATGAATCCTATATGTATAAAGCCACTGCTTCGAATCTCTCCATCCGTCCCGAGTTCGCATCTTAAGCTTCGTATATAAGCTCTTGGACTTGAGGTTTAGCATCACGTCTCTCAGCTTCTCCGAGGCTCTGTCGAACGGGAGAGGTTTCCTGAACTGGGTCATGCTCGCCTCCTTCTTGATCGCCTGTAAACCAAGCTGCTCTTCACTTTTTTCTGAAAAAAGAATGAAAACGCCCGAAAACAAGCGGATTTCACGCCTTCCTTTACTTTACCACAGCAATTTCTGATGAGGCAAACTTTTTCGCCCTTTTGCGCATGTTCTCATCGTTTTTGTGAACGAAAAAAGGCGCCGCGTCCCCGTTTCTCAGGGGGCCGCAAGCGCCTTCGGACCTTAGTATTTCTGCAAAATTCCCACCAATTTGTCGAACTCTTCCTCGCTCAAATGCTGCCGCAAAATCGTCGACGCCTGCTCCAATTCCGCCGCATCCAGCCCGTCCTCGAGCAGCGCGGATATCGCCTGCACCTGCTCCGGCGGCAGCTTCGTCACCAGCATCGCGAAAATTTCCATCTTGTCTTCTTCGCTGAGCGCTTCTTTCTTCTCGTTCAGCTCGTCCATCGACAAGTAGGAATCCTCCTGAGCGGCCTGCCCCATCACCGGCAGCGCATTGTCCGGCACCGGATATTCGGTATCCGGTACAGGCTCCAGCGTCGGCGTACCGCTTCCCTCTCCGCCTGCCGAATTCGAGGGCGCCGCAGAGACGGGCGCCGACGATTCGGCGTCGGGCGTCCTGCCGTCGGGCGTCCCTCCGGACGCTCCGCCTGCCGTGAGCGACGAGAGCACGTCGGTAAACCCCACCGGTTCTACCGTCCCGGCCGCCCCGTACGCGCCGAGCAGCTGCCGCACGTACGCGTTGACCATCACCCACGTGGTCGCCACCGATACGCCGGCCATGATCGCCGCCGCGAGAATCGTTTTCGTCAGCCAGTTGATTACTTTCACCAATGCGGTACCTCCGTCCGTGGAAAAAACTCCTTACCAGTATGGACGTCGGATTCCGTTTCTAAAACAAACGCCCCCGGAAACGCGGGACGCGATTTCCAGGGGCGCTGCTATTAGGCGTATACAGGACGAACGAGATGCGTCTGCTCGCGGTTGCGGCCGACGGAGAAAATCGAAATCGGAATGCCCGTCAGCTGCGAGACGCGCTCGACGTAATGGCGCGCGTTCTCCGGCAGATCGTCCAGCGACTTCACGTTCGAGACGTCCTCGGACCAGCCCGGCAGCTCTTCGTACACCGCTTCGCACTCCGAGAGCATCTGCAGGTTGGACGGGTAGTAGTCGATCGTCTCCCCGCGGTACCGGTACGCCGTACAAATTTTCACCGTCTCGAGGCCCGTGAGCACGTCGATCGAGTTGAGCGACAAGCCCGTGATGCCGCTGACGCGGCGGGCGTGCCGAACGACGACGCTGTCGAACCAGCCGACGCGGCGCGGACGGCCCGTGACCGTGCCGTAT
Above is a window of Paenibacillus sp. DNA encoding:
- a CDS encoding peptidoglycan DD-metalloendopeptidase family protein gives rise to the protein MMAYAGNAYVKANMNDVYEVYVGDKLIGEVSSPDVVGWVIADKLEEMKRTHPEVQWEVVRDGLRIEKESIFKGEPENEETIEALRASLEAKAIGVEVVVDGKAVAVVKDQETADRILQHVKDMFASAESPDGLTVLSAEPILDRDDDVIAESAPEVLSTRIIEPVELLRREIQPNDVMDEQAVIEMLIKGDTKPTQYIVQEGDTPGHIAQKLGVPIELIYQKNRDNKDLVERDLIRPGDVLDLTMLQPAVTVESVERVKETISVQFDTIYEEDPTMRKGQTETIRKGKKGVKQVTYLLTKVNGLLMEEKIEKETILEEPVPAVVKRGTKVVLGEGSGKFRWPVVSPSVSSGYGSRWGRKHKGIDLTSSKKSILAADTGKVTYAGWKDDYGNVIIIDHKNGYETLYAHLSKISVKKGDIVEKGDVIGVMGSTGRSTGVHLHFEVIVNGVEKNPMSYLR